Genomic window (Polaribacter batillariae):
CTTTTTTTCGTTTGTTGATGCTAAAAAAATACGTGTTGTCGAATGGAAAAGTATCGCTAAAAGTTAGCTGTATTTTTCCTAGAAATGTATCTTTATTTTGAATCGTAAATTGAATTGTTTTTTCACTATCTTTATCAATATTAAAAGATTGCTTGCTTACTAAATTTTCGTTGTTAAAAATAGAGATAGGAGTGTTACTTTTTTCTTCTCCCTGATTTTTAATGATTGCGTTTACTGTAAAATTCGTGGTATTTGCATTGCTAATAAAAACACTATCTATAGAAAGGTTGTTTTTCTGTGAAGATTCTAATTTTACAGCCGAAAAAGCGGGTGTTACATTTGTAAACTTATTTTTATAAGTATTCTGAAAATCAGATATTAAAATGTTTTTATATAAAGTATTTGTTTTATTTTTGTTTAACTGATTTATTTTTAGAAAAATTGTCGATAAATCTAATTTTTTTGATGTGTTTTCTATTTTTAGTAACAAATTTTTCAATTCGTTTTTAGAAATATCTTTGTAAAAATTAGAATTTGTTTGTAGCGAATATACATCTTTTTCATTAGCACTTTCTATAATTTCTTGTGCCGAAATTTTTAACAAATTTCCTTTTTCTCCTTTTGTATTGGTGCTTAAAGAATTGTCTAAATAAATAAAAGTATGTTGTTTTTTATCGATGTTTTTATCGCTAAAATAAGGTTGTGAAAAAGCTAAAAGTATCGCAGAAAATAACAGCAATCTTGTGGCGAGAATTAACCATTTTTTTATACGCGAACTCTTACGTGTTTGTTGCTGTAATTTTTGTAAAAAAGCCACATTGGTAAAAGGAACTTTTACAAATTTTTGTAGCTGAAAAAGATGCACTAAAATAGGAATAATTAGTAGCGCAAAAAAGTATAAAACTTCAGGGTTTTTAAATTGCATTATTGGTGTTTATGTAGCATCAAAAATAGGCAAATTTATAGAATTGATTTTGCAAATGGATGGTAAAAATAAAAGATACAAATATAGCATTAACATAAAACGTGTTTTCTCTTTAAGGAAATTAAAAAGAGATGCTAAAACTTTTCGAAAACCCCCAAACCAAAAAGTGCAAAATCGTATTTTACAGGGTCGTTTGAATCTAATTTTCGCAGGTTTTTATCGAGTTCTGCAACGGCTTTCCAGTCGTTTTGTTTTCTTGGAAGTAATTTTAATTTTCGTGCAACATTTCCAGAATGCACATCTAAAGGACATGATAAATGGGCAGCATTGTGTGATTTCCAAATTCCGAAATCGACACCAGCTTTATCATTTCTTACCATCCAACGTAAAAACATGTTAATGCGTTTTGCTGCAGAATTTTTTAAAGGATCTGAAATATGTTTTTGAGTTCTTTGTTGGTGTTTTACCTCGAAAAAATATTGTTTAAATTGATGAATTGCAGTTTGGTAAGTAGTCGAATGATCTTTTATAGAAAGTACTTCTTCTAAACCATTGTAATTTTGGTAAATATGTTTTAATGATTTTACAAATTGCTGAAAATCGATATGATTAAAAGTTCTGTGTACAAAACCAGTTAAATTTTCTAAATCTTTTTCTTGATGGTTGGTAATAAAATCGTAAGGCGAATTGTCTAATAATTCCATCATTTTAGAAGCATTTTTAATAATCATGGTTCTGTTTCCCCAAGAAATTATTGCGGTTAAAAAACCAGCAATTTCAACATCTTCTTTTAAGGAAAAACGATGTGGAATTTGAATCGGGTCAGACTCAATAAATTTAGGATTGTTGTACAGAATTACTTTTTCGTCTAAGAATGCCTTTAATTCCAATTTTTTCATCTTTAATAGTTTAAGAATAAGATAGAAATAAAAAAAACCTCATAATTAAATAAAACTATGAGGTTTGTGATTGTTTTGAATGTATTTTACTTTACGTCCATTAATTCCACATCAAAAATAAGTGTTGCGTCTGGTGGAATTACGCCTCCAGCTCCTGCAGAACCGTAAGCTAAGTGAGATGGAATTACAAAACGTGCTTTATCGCCCACTTGTAATAGTTGAATTCCTTCATCCCAACCAGCAATTACTTGCCCTACACCTACATTAAAATCGATTGGTTGTTTTCTCTTGTAAGAAGAATCAAAAACGGTTCCGTCTAATAATTGCCCTTTGTAATGTACAGAAACTCCTGCACCTTTAGTTGCTTTTTTTCCTGTTCCTTTTTGTAAAATTTGGTAACGAAGTCCGCTTTCTGTTTCGTCGTAACCAGCAGCAACTTTGTCTAATAATTCTTTTTGTTTTGCTTTTGCTTCTGCTTCTCTTTTTTCTCTTTCACCTTCAAAAGTCCTAAAAGCTTCTACCGCATTAAAAGCTTCTGCATCTGCACCTACTCTAATAATTTCTACCGCAGTTAATGCATCTCCTTGCGCGATCGCATCTACAACTTCTTGGCCTTCTACAACATTGCCAAAAACAGTGTGTTTACCATCTAACCATGGAGTAGGAACGTGAGTGATGTAAAATTGAGAACCATTTGTGGCTGGACCAGAATTTGCCATGGCTAATTTTCCAGGAGCGTCGTGTTTTAAATCTGGATGAAATTCATCATCGAACTTATAACCTGGGTTTCCGGTTCCTGTTCCTAATGGGCAACCACCTTGAATCATAAAATCTGGAATGACTCTATGAAACTTTAATCCGTTGTAATATGGGGTTCCTTGGGCTTTTACAGAGTTTTCTAAATTTCCTTCTGCCAATGCAACAAAGTTACCCACTGTTCCAGGAGTTTTTTCGTGTTCTAATTGTACTAAAATATTACCTTTTGCAGTGGTAAATTTTGCGTATATTCCGTTGTTCATTATACTTAATTTTAATTGTTTTTGTCTCCTCGAGCGCAGTCGAGAGGTTATTTACAATAGTTTTCGAC
Coding sequences:
- a CDS encoding TIGR02757 family protein; this translates as MKKLELKAFLDEKVILYNNPKFIESDPIQIPHRFSLKEDVEIAGFLTAIISWGNRTMIIKNASKMMELLDNSPYDFITNHQEKDLENLTGFVHRTFNHIDFQQFVKSLKHIYQNYNGLEEVLSIKDHSTTYQTAIHQFKQYFFEVKHQQRTQKHISDPLKNSAAKRINMFLRWMVRNDKAGVDFGIWKSHNAAHLSCPLDVHSGNVARKLKLLPRKQNDWKAVAELDKNLRKLDSNDPVKYDFALFGLGVFEKF
- a CDS encoding peptidylprolyl isomerase; translation: MNNGIYAKFTTAKGNILVQLEHEKTPGTVGNFVALAEGNLENSVKAQGTPYYNGLKFHRVIPDFMIQGGCPLGTGTGNPGYKFDDEFHPDLKHDAPGKLAMANSGPATNGSQFYITHVPTPWLDGKHTVFGNVVEGQEVVDAIAQGDALTAVEIIRVGADAEAFNAVEAFRTFEGEREKREAEAKAKQKELLDKVAAGYDETESGLRYQILQKGTGKKATKGAGVSVHYKGQLLDGTVFDSSYKRKQPIDFNVGVGQVIAGWDEGIQLLQVGDKARFVIPSHLAYGSAGAGGVIPPDATLIFDVELMDVK